The window CGCCGCCAAGATGCCGCCCGCACCGCCGCCCAACAAATCCCATTGCTGGACGCATTGTGGCGCACCGTGCGCCCACAGGGACGGATGCTGTTGGCAACCTGTTCGCTGTTTCGCGAAGAAAACCAAGACCAATGCCGTCAGTTTCTCGCCCGCCACCCCGATGCCATGCTGCATCACGAAGAACAGCTTCTGCCCGATGCCCGTCAAGACGGTTTTTACTATGCCCTGTTGTATAAAAGTGTTGTATAAAGCCGACTAATCCGCCGCCGCCGCACCGCAAACCGTGCATCGGCGGCGGAATTGGTTTAATCTTGCCAACCGTATGATTTAAGAAACGGTATTAACTGTTTTTGGGCATACGCTTCATAAAAATGCCCCGCGCACGCACGCGGCGCAACCCACCTCGATTCAGCCGCACCACGCCATTTTTGCCGCGTGCCGCCGCCACGGTTTTACGCCCGTACCACACAAACAACACACATAAACCAACATGACAAACACCAGCCCCCAAATGTATCGCCTGCGCCACACTTGGGCGCGGCGCGTCCGCGCCCTCAAGCTGCTGCTGGCGCTGCCTGTTCTCTATTTGGCTTTCGCCACCGCCGTTCAAGCGCAAAGCGAAAGCATTATTCCCCTGCGCCACGACGGGCAAATCCTGCAAGACGGACGCCTGTCGATACACACGCGCTTTCAAACCAACCTACCGCCCAATCTGCAAAACGCCTTAAAAGAAGGCGTACCTTTGGATTTTGATTTGCACTACCGTTTGGAAAAACCGCGTTTAACCTCTTACCGCTACCGTTTGGCAAACTGGATAGGCGGCAGCGACCAAACCACCGTTAGCTACCGCTTATCGTTTCACCCGCTCACCAACCGCTACCGTGTCAGCGTGGGGACGTTTTCCCACGAATACGAAACGCTGGAAGCTGCGCTCAAAAGCGTGGGCGCGATTGCCAACTGGCAAGTGCTTGACCCTGGTGCGCTGTCCGATACCGACACCAAACACATACGGGTCAAAATCAGGCTGCATTTAAGCACTGCCCAACTGCCCAAGCCCTTCCAGATTAACGCCATACACGCAGGCAATTGGCAGCTGGATTCGGGCTGGAAACGGCTGGACATCCGCCGCTAACCCACATTTCTTTTCCGCCGACAGATACAAATCCCCCCGCGCTTGCCGTAAAATAGCGCCTGCGCAAGCGAAAAGCCCTTTCTGTCGGCTCACCTTTCAAATCAGTTTCTTTATAAAGTACGGCATTATGCAGCGTTTTTTTATTTTTTCGGGCATTGCGGCATTTCTCGCCCTATATACGCTCACGCTTTCCACCAACCAAAACAGCAGCCTGTCCATGTCTTTTTGGGCGTTGTTTGTATTTTGCGCCCTGCTCGCCCTTACCATGTTCGGCATCATCACGCACTACATCATTCGGATTGTGCGCGAAAAACACCGCCGCGTTTTCGGCTCGCAAATCGCCCGCAA is drawn from Conchiformibius steedae and contains these coding sequences:
- a CDS encoding DUF4390 domain-containing protein, with protein sequence MTNTSPQMYRLRHTWARRVRALKLLLALPVLYLAFATAVQAQSESIIPLRHDGQILQDGRLSIHTRFQTNLPPNLQNALKEGVPLDFDLHYRLEKPRLTSYRYRLANWIGGSDQTTVSYRLSFHPLTNRYRVSVGTFSHEYETLEAALKSVGAIANWQVLDPGALSDTDTKHIRVKIRLHLSTAQLPKPFQINAIHAGNWQLDSGWKRLDIRR